A window of Gossypium raimondii isolate GPD5lz chromosome 7, ASM2569854v1, whole genome shotgun sequence genomic DNA:
GGAGTCAAAATCGAGGGTGGAATCGTGGTCGTTCTCGTGGCTCGGGTCAAGGGTGGTCTCGGTCCAAACCGTAATGTCAGTTGTGTGGTAAAATAGGACATTTGGTGCAGACTTGTTATCACCGTTTTGATGAGAATTTTTCTGGTCCTAGCTCCAGTTCCTCAATGTCTGTCAATTATCACCATTTCAATAATGCTCCGGTGAATTATTGTTCCTCTCTAAGCTGTTATAATACATGTTCACAGTCCTCTTTACCGTCTTCGAATCTGTCTTCCTTCTTGCCTACTCAGATGTGGTACCCGGACTCCGGTGCAACTCATCACATCACCCCAAATATGACTGGTCTTCAAGATGTTTCTGCCTACACAGGTACCAGCAAAGTTTCCATGGGTAACGGTGAGTCAGCCTCTATTGCTAATATTGATTCTTCAACCTTTGTAGCTGGTTCTCGATTGTTACATCTAAAGAATGTTCTTCATGTCCCTTCagtttgtaaaaatttgatCTCTGTAGGGCAATTTGCAAAAGATAATGGGGTGTATTTcgaattttatccttttttatattttgtgaaGGACATTCGGACAGGGTCGATATTACTGGAGGGCCACATGCATAATAGCTTGTATCAGTTTGATGTCTCTCGATCAAACTCACAAAAGCTCAAATCTACTCAAAGTCTTGAATCTCCTAGCCTGTACAATATTCAGACTCCTTCCTATGTTGAAATCTAGTATGACAGAGTTGGACACCCTTGTCCTAATACACTTGCATGAGTTTTGAAGTCTTGTAGTTTTTTTTCTCACATAGCAATTTACAGTTTGCATGTACACCCTGTAAATTGGGCAAATCTCACAAATTGCCTTTTCAAATCACAAAGCGGCTATTCATTTCCATTTGAGCTAGTAGTATCTGATGTTTGAGGACCCTCTCATGTACCTTCAAATGGATTTTCTTACTATGTGTCCTTTGTAGATATGTATAGCCGATACACTTGGTTGTATTTTCTCAAGTCCAAGACAGAGGTATTTAGAtgcttttttcattttcacaaaaTGGTGGAAGTACAGTTTGGAACATCTATCAAAATGTTGCAGACAGATGGGGGTGAGTATCGATCATTGTCCACTACTCTCTCTCAACTGGGAATTCAACATCGAGTCACACGTCCTTACACATCAGAACAGAACGTGGTAGCTGAACGACGGCACCGTCATGTTGTTGATATGGGACTCACGCTACTACCTCGAGCATCAATGCCTCTGGTCCACTGGTCATCTGCTTTTTCACTTGCTGTTCACCTTATCAATAGGTTACCAACGCCTGTTTTACAACATAAAACTCCTTATGAGAAACTTTTTAATGCTACACCTGATTATTCTCAGCTGAAAGTTTTTGGGAGTGCTTGTTTCCCATACTTAAGACCGTTCCAGCAGCATAAGCTTCAGTTCAGGTCTCAacaatgtgtttttcttggttttagCTCTAATCAGAAGGGTTACCAGTGTCTTGCTACAAATGGTCGAGTGTTTGTTTCACGACATGTGTTGTTCAATGATGAAGTATTTCCATTTCAAACTGGTTTTGCTTCATCAACAGCTGAGACTACTACCAGGTTTTGTCACCAACAGTCTCTTGTCCTTATAGTTAGTTTGACTAGTCCACTGAGTTCTAGCTCATCGCGTTCCTAGAGAGCTCCTCCTGCTTCGACTTCAACACGGTCTCCAGTAGTTCCATAGTCTTCCAGTCACGTTTCTTCACCAAGGGGTTCCTTTTCTAGAGTCAACTCACTAGCGTCCAGTCCTAGACCTACTCATGCACGTTTGTCTCCTCCTATTGAACAGACGCCCCCTCTTGTTAACAGACATCCCATGTGCACTCGATCAAAAAATGGCATCTTCAAGCCAAAAGTTTTTTCCACTGTTATGGAAGAGAAGGAACCAGCTACCATTATTGAGGCTTTTAAAAGTCCTGCTTAGACTACGGCTGCACAAGCTGAATATCAAGCTTTGTTAACAAACCAAACATGGGACCTTGTACCACTACCTGAGGGACGTAGAGCGGTTGGGTGCAAATGGATTTTTAAGGTCAAACGACATGCCGATGGGTCCGTAGCTCGTTACAAGGGCCGATTAGTAGTCAAAGGTTACTTGCAGGAAGCAGGTGTTGATTTCTTTGAAACTTTCAGCCCAGTAATCAAGCCAACAACAATCAGGGTAATATTGTATCTTGCTGTGTCTCGAGGATGGTCTCTACGACAAGTAGACATTAACAGCGCGTTTCTAAATGGGGGATTTGCATGAAGAAATCTACATGACTCAACCACCAGGCTTTGAGCAACAGTCGCCTGATGGTCGTCTACTTGTTTGCAAGCTGCGAAAGGCACTGTATGGCCTTAAACAGGCCCCTCGTGCGTGGTTCCATAAGCTGCGAGAGTTCTTGATGGCAGACAAATTTGTTGCATCTAAGGCTGACAGTTCTCTCTTCATTCAACAAGAAGGGTCTCAACTTCTATATGTCCTcatatatgttgatgatatagTAGTCACTGGCACCAACCCTCTTGCTATTGATCGGTTTGTCAAGGATCTTGACGTTCATTTTTCCTTGAAAGACTTGAGTCACTTAAACTACTTTATTGGAATTGAAGTAACATACACTCCGAATGGTATCTTGCTAAACTAGAAGAAGTATGTTTTTGAGCTACTTCGATGAGCTTCTATGGAAATGTCCAATGCTTCTCCCACTCCAATGGTAACTACATGCCGACTGTCTATTCATGAAAGAAATCTAATGGAGGATGAAAGGTTGTTTAGAAGCATTTTGGGTGCCCTACAATATGTAGTCATTACAAGGCCCGATATTGCCTTCTCAATTAACAAAGTCTGTCAATATATGCACAAGCCTTTAGATACACATTTCAAAGCTGTCAAACGGATTTTACGACACCTACAAGAGACACTAGAGTATGTTTTACAGTTCATTCATAACTCAAAACTTCTTCTCAAAAGCTATTCTGATGAGAGTTGGGGTTCAGACATTGATGACCGTCGATCTACCTCTGGCttatgtgtttttcttggtggGAATCCGACCTCGTGGAGTTCCAGGAAGCAACAAGTGGTGTCGAGATCCACAGTAGAGGCTGAATATCGAAGCTTGGCTCATGTCGCTGCAGAAATAGAGTAGATTCGGTCGTTGTTGACAGAACTAGGTGTTTCTATTCAAAGCAAGACACTGGTTTGGTGTGATAGTTCTGCTGCCATTGTTGTAGGAAACAATCCTGTAATGCACTCCAAGTTTAAACATGCGGAGTTAGACTTATTTTTTGTGAGAGAAAAGGTGATGAACGGCTAGTTGCAAGTTGGACATGTCTTTCGACAAGAGCAGATTGCTGATATTTTGACCAAGCCTTTGTCAGTAGGGCTATTTGACAAATTTAGGAGAAAACTTGGAGTGGTTTCCATTGAAAGGGATGTCATACAAGAGAAAGGAAAGTCGAGAAGCATGGGCCATGTTAGGAATAAGAGTCAGCTGAAAGTTAGTTAAGTAATTATTGTACAGTTAGTCAGTTAGTTTCTGTTGGTAGTTATAGACCTATTGTATTAAATACTCAGTATTCATTTCTTGTTCAATGAATTGAAGTCTTTCTTAATAGAAAAGAGGTGagaatactaaaattttattttcaaatcgaattaattcatttgttatCTTTCTTTATCGGTCCTCAAACTCGTTTAATTGTATCGCATGGTCTTCCGCATGttatcaatattcatatattgCAATTTGTATTTCTCTTAATGCATTCACATgatataacttttattaatctTGCTCGAACTCAAGCTAGATACATAGATCAACCAACTTGTATCCCAATCTAGCATCATAATGCATCATCAGATAAAACCGAAACAATCATACTAGCACATACAATGCATCATCGGATATATCGAAACAATTATACTATCACAAAAATGCATCTTCTGATAAACCGAAGCAACTATGCTGGCACATATAGTGCATCACCAGATATATCAGAACAATTATATTGGCATACACAGTGTATCATCGGATAAACCAAAGCAACTATATTGCACACACAGTgcatcatcaaataaatcaaagCAACTATATTGGCATACACACAATGTATCATCGGATAAACCGAACCCCTTAGTGAATATTTTTGCAAACCCCCTTAGTGAATGTTATGCAACCccttaatgaatatttatacGAACCCCTCAGTGAATGTTATGCGAACCCCTCAGTGAATATTTTTGTGAACCCCTTAGTGAATGTTATGCGAACCCCTCAGTGAATATTCATGTGAACCCCTTAATGAATATTTGTGCGAACCCCTTAGTAAATGTTGTGTGAACCTCTTAGTGAATGTTGTGTGAGCCTCTTAGTGAATGTTATGCGAACCCCTTAGTGAACGATATGCGAACCCCTTTTATAAACTGCTATATGATCCCTTTTAACTATTATACGAACctttttgtaaaactattaTGCGAACCCTTATGTATATTGTACTGTGAACCCTTATGCGAACCTTATCTGCAAACCTGTGTGGAATCTAAACTAAGTCTATGTGTTTTGAGCTTGTTTGtatgaaatttaataagtaAACTTTTTAGTGATAATGTACCACATAATCTGTTACTTAAAAATGTGTTTGTATTGTCATGCCATATTGCATATTGCATGGGATTGGGACGATATCATCGAAAGAAGAACCAACAGTATATCTACATTTATTTTGTTGTATACCCACAACCATAGCAGAGTCCAATTGCGATGGTCTTGTTGTTTACCCATAGCCATAGCAAATTCCACTTGTGATGTTTTGTTGTGCAATCACAACCCTCTAATAGTTATAATTTACGAGCATGTTGTGTTTCCATAGCCATTGACAAATTTCACCTGCAATATTTTGCTGTGTACCCACAGCCATAGTAGATTCCATCTATGGTGTATTACTGTGTGTTCACAGTCATCGGTAGTAAAACTGTAAACTATCAATGGTTAATCCACAATT
This region includes:
- the LOC128042548 gene encoding uncharacterized mitochondrial protein AtMg00810-like, with product MSNASPTPMVTTCRLSIHERNLMEDERLFRSILGALQYVVITRPDIAFSINKVCQYMHKPLDTHFKAVKRILRHLQETLEYVLQFIHNSKLLLKSYSDESWGSDIDDRRSTSGLCVFLGGNPTSWSSRKQQVVSRSTVEAEYRSLAHVAAEIE